Proteins encoded by one window of Winogradskyella sp. PG-2:
- a CDS encoding carboxypeptidase-like regulatory domain-containing protein: MRSFYLTLVFACCGILFASSQEKLQLLFRVIDTESKKPVPYATIRFVNNRNGTVANILGDFRIPIRYKKENDSLIISCIGYSTKIVPLNSLTEQPYHTIFIIPKTEPLNEVVVNGKNNKELSAKEIVKKAIVHIKDNYPVDPFSYITYYRDYQFVDEKYINLNEGIAQVFDQGFLTHKISDPLNNTALYSYELNTEFTRDTLLSNSVYNDTKLIRDGKMGSSIGNELTLLDIHNPIRNYKSGSFSFVYVFEKDFVKNHKFYNKGSIFLDDEELYKIEFSAKTYITGYTYNANGFIYISKEDFSIHRFDYKLYSNSLKKSVFTIDIEYKRQENDKMYLNYITFNNNFFITPKGALKIESWEYTKEKNLFTIEFNRVLDTVIAPRTNDAKIYYRDRRLGVKEILFVKPKTIEVKLKKESSSFLNQQNIEEKALFTLKLKNFKDEQGFEMGKSKVEGHQFRELFVQRVFLNKALDTNLQYVKKGKSLKEAFINDFKTEDYWLNSPLKTTDN; this comes from the coding sequence ATGCGTTCCTTTTATCTCACTTTAGTTTTCGCATGTTGTGGGATACTTTTTGCTTCATCTCAAGAAAAGCTACAACTGCTATTTAGAGTCATAGATACAGAATCTAAAAAGCCTGTTCCTTATGCAACAATTAGATTTGTTAATAATAGAAACGGTACTGTAGCAAACATTCTAGGAGATTTTAGAATACCTATTCGATACAAGAAAGAAAATGATTCCTTAATAATAAGTTGTATTGGTTACAGTACTAAAATAGTTCCTCTTAATTCCTTAACAGAGCAACCTTACCATACGATATTTATAATTCCTAAGACCGAACCACTTAATGAGGTCGTTGTAAATGGTAAAAACAACAAAGAATTATCAGCTAAAGAAATTGTAAAGAAGGCCATAGTACACATTAAAGACAATTACCCTGTAGACCCTTTTTCATATATAACCTATTACAGAGATTATCAATTCGTAGATGAAAAATATATTAATTTGAATGAAGGTATTGCACAAGTTTTTGATCAAGGTTTTTTAACACATAAAATAAGTGATCCCTTAAATAATACGGCATTATATAGTTATGAATTGAATACTGAGTTTACTAGAGACACATTGTTAAGTAATTCTGTTTATAATGATACAAAACTGATTAGAGATGGAAAAATGGGTAGTAGTATAGGTAATGAATTAACGCTATTAGATATTCATAATCCAATAAGAAATTATAAAAGTGGTAGCTTTTCATTTGTTTATGTTTTTGAAAAGGACTTTGTTAAAAATCATAAGTTTTATAATAAAGGCTCTATTTTTTTAGATGATGAAGAACTATATAAAATTGAGTTTTCAGCAAAAACCTATATAACTGGATATACCTACAATGCTAATGGGTTTATTTATATATCTAAAGAAGATTTTTCAATACATCGGTTTGATTATAAATTATATTCTAACAGCTTAAAAAAGTCAGTTTTCACTATAGATATTGAATATAAACGGCAAGAAAATGATAAAATGTATCTAAACTATATAACCTTTAATAATAATTTTTTCATAACACCAAAGGGCGCTTTAAAAATTGAAAGCTGGGAATACACTAAAGAAAAAAACTTATTTACAATAGAATTTAATAGAGTATTGGATACAGTTATAGCACCGCGAACAAATGATGCCAAAATCTATTATAGGGATAGAAGATTGGGTGTTAAAGAAATATTATTTGTTAAACCTAAAACGATTGAGGTAAAACTTAAAAAGGAATCATCATCCTTTTTAAATCAACAGAATATAGAAGAGAAGGCATTATTTACTCTGAAACTTAAAAACTTTAAAGATGAACAAGGTTTTGAGATGGGGAAATCAAAAGTTGAAGGTCATCAATTTAGGGAGCTATTTGTTCAACGTGTATTTTTGAATAAAGCATTAGATACTAATTTACAGTATGTAAAAAAAGGTAAATCATTAAAAGAAGCTTTTATAAATGATTTTAAAACTGAAGATTACTGGCTTAATTCCCCATTAAAAACTACTGATAATTAG
- a CDS encoding M20/M25/M40 family metallo-hydrolase, with translation MKTRLLALVLCCVFTFNYAQTDETVLKTIYSTSLTNGKSYDWLDHISNNIGGRLSGSTNAELAVQYTKTELEKLGLDKVWLQPVMVPKWVRGEKEMAYFEISGEISKVNICALGGSIATPNGGIKAKVLEVSTYKDLEALGTEKVKGKIVFINRALQTELINTFQAYGGCSTERYRGAAEAAKFGALGTIVRSLSSRQDDYPHTGSMSYGDLPVEKRIPSAAISTNDAVKLSEALKNNSNLEFYFEQSCQQFEDVQSYNVIGEITGSEYPNEFMIVGGHLDSWDLGDGAHDDGAGVVQSMDVIRLLKESGITPKRSIRVVLFMNEENGLRGGRKYAEVAKEKNEKHVFALESDAGGFTPRGFSFDCSDLMFSKVEAWKPLFKPYLIHYFEKGGSGADIGPLKNNDTVLAGLRPDSQRYFDHHHAANDTFEHVNKRELELGAATMTALVFLMDKYGTDTITKTKEIKD, from the coding sequence ATGAAAACTAGATTACTTGCTTTAGTTTTATGTTGCGTATTTACTTTTAACTATGCACAAACGGATGAAACTGTTTTAAAAACAATTTATTCTACATCACTAACTAATGGTAAAAGTTATGATTGGTTAGATCATATATCTAATAATATAGGTGGTCGTTTGTCTGGATCAACAAACGCAGAACTTGCTGTGCAATATACTAAAACAGAACTTGAGAAACTTGGATTAGATAAAGTTTGGTTACAACCTGTTATGGTACCAAAGTGGGTAAGAGGTGAAAAGGAAATGGCATATTTTGAAATTTCTGGTGAAATCAGTAAAGTTAATATTTGTGCTTTAGGAGGTTCTATTGCTACACCAAATGGAGGAATAAAGGCTAAGGTTTTAGAAGTAAGCACGTACAAAGATTTAGAAGCCTTGGGCACAGAAAAAGTGAAAGGTAAAATTGTGTTTATTAATAGAGCTTTACAAACAGAATTAATTAATACGTTTCAAGCTTATGGTGGTTGTTCTACTGAACGCTATAGAGGTGCAGCAGAAGCAGCAAAATTTGGTGCTCTTGGTACCATAGTGCGTTCACTAAGTTCTCGACAAGATGATTATCCACATACTGGTAGTATGAGTTATGGAGATTTACCTGTTGAGAAACGTATTCCTTCAGCAGCAATTAGCACTAATGATGCTGTTAAATTAAGTGAAGCTTTAAAAAATAATAGCAATCTTGAATTCTATTTTGAGCAAAGTTGTCAGCAATTTGAGGATGTACAATCATACAATGTTATTGGTGAAATTACAGGAAGCGAATATCCAAATGAATTTATGATAGTTGGTGGTCATCTAGATTCATGGGATTTAGGAGATGGAGCACATGATGATGGTGCAGGAGTTGTGCAATCTATGGATGTTATTCGTTTATTAAAAGAGAGCGGTATTACCCCTAAACGAAGTATAAGAGTCGTATTGTTTATGAATGAAGAAAATGGATTAAGAGGAGGGCGAAAGTACGCTGAGGTTGCTAAAGAAAAGAATGAAAAGCATGTATTCGCTTTAGAAAGTGATGCAGGAGGATTTACACCAAGAGGTTTCAGTTTTGATTGCAGTGATCTTATGTTTTCAAAAGTCGAAGCATGGAAACCTTTATTTAAACCTTATTTAATTCACTATTTTGAAAAAGGAGGTAGTGGTGCAGATATAGGCCCATTAAAAAATAATGATACTGTGTTGGCTGGATTAAGACCAGATTCGCAACGTTATTTCGACCATCATCATGCAGCTAATGATACATTTGAACACGTAAATAAACGCGAATTAGAGTTAGGTGCAGCTACGATGACTGCATTAGTGTTTTTGATGGATAAGTATGGTACAGATACGATTACAAAAACTAAAGAAATAAAGGATTAA